A stretch of DNA from Triticum dicoccoides isolate Atlit2015 ecotype Zavitan chromosome 2A, WEW_v2.0, whole genome shotgun sequence:
TGGCATCTTTGGACAAAAAGGGTTtccaacacatacacatggctcgctgTCCTCCTCGGGCTCACGTGAGACAAAATCCAAACCTTTTGCCCCCGTCATCCTGTCGAGCAAAAGGCGAAGCTTCCCGGCGCTTGCCGGCACACAGCCTCTGCGCACCCGCGCACGCTGAAACCCAGAAACCCACCCGTGGTTGCCTGGTCAAAAATGGGCGAGGACTTTCACGCCCGCCCGCGCTCCCCGTCTCGGCCGGCGTGCGGTGGCGCCCGCGGGAGCGCGCGCGCGCGCGGCCGGGGACGCGGTGTCGCGTGGTCACCAGCTCACCTCAGCCCCCCGCTCGCACGTCCGGTCGGTCTGGAAGGTCTCGCCGCTCCACGCTGTAGCTAGCCGCCCAGTTGCTGCCGCTCACGCCCAATAATGCAGGCACGCACAGGCACAGGCACAGGCCGGCGAGGCGACCGCATGGGCGGTGCGGGCGGTGGCGCTCGTCAACAAACCACCTGCGCGCACGAGCCGCCGGCCGCTCACTGGCGCACTGGCATCCATCCGGTGGCGCGCATAAAAAAACCGCCGGTCAGCCCCCTGCTGCATGTTGCAATAAAAATTCCGGCGAGGCCGGTGATTCGAAGTTTCCTTTAACGCGAACCGGATCCCCACCCGGATCCCGCACATTTAGCGAGCAGGCCCCAATTTTTCTTCTCCTTCTCCCTGCGTTCGCGATCGCGCCGCGGCTCCGGGGACGGACGTGTCGCGAGGGGAGCCGGTCCAGTCGCTCTCCCAACTACTGAGCCCCGAGCGGTTGCGGTTCAATGCACGTCGCCACCACCACGTCGGTCGCATCGCATAACCGCTGCTGCCCCCCTTACATGCATGGAACGCAGATGCGTCAAGGCACGGCCGTCGCGTCGCGGTCGATGCGTGCACACAATGGCAACTTTGGCACTCGTATCCTTCACCGTCGGGATCGGCCGGGCCGGCAGCCGCGTACGTGCCGCTGTCCTTGCCGGCTGCCTGTCCACCCCCGGACGGGACACTGGGCCCTGGCTGCCGCTCCATGGACGGACAAGTCCTTGACGTATGTCATCGCATGTCCGTCTTCCCGGCCGCCGAGCTCCGTCATCCTCATccgcgcgcccccctcccctataaATAACTGCCCACGCCGAGCCCTTCTGACACAGGCTTAGTACCACCACAGCAGCAGCCGATCGAGCAAACATTCCtgaccctcgtccctccctccctcctACGCATCCGGCCGGCATTCTTTACCTACCTGCTACAAGCTCTAGCCAACCTCACAGCTCGCGATCGCTGCTCTGCTAGTGTCTCGGATTCAGCAAATGGCGGCGATGAATGTGTCGAGGGCCATCGGCGCGGCGCTCCGGACCCCGGCCTCGTcaccggtggcggaggcggcggccgcggcgaAAGCCAAGGACGCCGAGAAGCTGCGCTTCATCGACGAGATGACCTGCAACGTCGACTCCGTGCAGGAGCGCGTCCTCGCCGAGATCCTCGCCCGGAACGTCGACACGGAGTACCTCAAGAACTGCGGCCTCGACGGCGCCGCCGACCGCGACGCCTTCCGGGCCAAGGTGCCGGTCGTGTCCTACGACGCTCTGCAGCCCTACATCCAGCGCATTGTCAACGGGGACCGGTCGCCGATCCTGTCCACGCACCCCGTCTCCGAGTTCCTCACCAGCTCCGGCACGTCGGCCGGCGAGCGCAAGCTCATGCCCACCATCAAGGACGAGCTCGACCGCCGCCAGCTCCTCTACAGCCTCCTGATGCCGGTCATGAACCTGTAAGTCGGCACTTGATGGCATTCCATGATCAAGTAATCTTGGGTGGCAGTCCAGAGCTAGAGATCAGCTACTGATTGATTGATCGATCGATCCAATGTTTCTTGCAGATATCTGTCCGGGCTCGACAAGGGGAAGGGCCTCTACTTCCTGTTCGTCAAGTCGGAGACCAAGACCCCGAGCGGCCTGACGGCGCGGCCGGTGCTCACCAGCTACTACAAGAGCGAGCAGTTCAAGAACCGCCCCTACGACCCCTACCACAACTACACCAGCCCGACGGCGGCCATCCTCTGCGCCGACGCCTTCCAGAGCATGTATGCTCAGATGGTGTGCGGGCTCTGCCAGCGCCACGAGGTGCTCCGCGTCGGCGCCGTGTTCGCCTCCGGCCTCCTGCGCGCGATCCGCTTCCTCCAGCTCAACTGgaaggagctcgccgccgacatcGAGGCCGGCGCGCTCAGCCCACGCGTCACCGACGCGTCCGTGCGCGAGGCGGTCGCGGGCATCCTCCGGCCGGACCCCGAGCTCGCCCAGTTCGTCCGGGACGAGTGCTGCAACGACGACTGGGCCGGCATCGTCAGGCGCATTTGGCCCAACACCAAGTACCTCGACGTCATCGTCACCGGCGCCATGGCGCAGTACATCGGCACCCTCAAGTACTACAGCGGCGACCTGCCCATGGCGTGCACCATGTACGCGTCGTCGGAGTGCTACTTCGGGCTCAACCTCCGCCCGCTCTGCGACCCTTCGGAGGTGTCCTACACCATCATGCCCAACATGGGGTACTTCGAGTTCCTCCCCGTGGACTCGGCGACCGGCGCGGCGTCGTGCGTGGACGCGGGCAACCTGGTGGACCTTGCCCGCGTGGAGGCCGGGCGGGAGTACGAGCTGGTGATCACCACCTACGCCGGGCTGAACCGGTACCGCGTCGGCGACGTGCTCCGCGTGACGGGGTTCCACAACGCGGCGCCGCAGTTCCAGTTCGTCCGCCGCAAGAACGTGCTGCTGTCCATCGAGTCCGACAAGACCGACGAGGCGGAGCTGCAGCGCGCCGTGGAGCGCGCGTCGGCGCTTCTCCGCCCGCACGGCGCGTCCGTGGCGGAGTACACCAGCCAGGCGTGCACCAAGAGCATCCCGGGCCACTACGTGATCTACTGGGAGCTGCTGACGACGGGCGCCGGCGCGGCGACGGCGGTGGACAAGGGCACGCTCGACGCCTGCTGCCTGGAGATGGAGGAGGCGCTGAACACGGTGTACAGGCAGAGCAGGGTGGCGGACGGCTCCATCGGGCCGCTCGAGATCCGGGTCGTCCGGGCCGGCACGTTCGAGGAGCTCATGGACTACGCCATCTCCCGGGGCGCCAGCATCAACCAGTACAAGGCCCCGCGCTGCGTGACGTTCCCGCCGATCATCGAGCTGCTGGACTCGCGCGTGGTGTCCAGCCACTTCAGCCCCGCGCTGCCGCACTGGACCCCGGCCCGGCGCTCCGACTAGAGCTCGTCGACGGCGATCGCCCCACGAAGCACGACGGCGGCTCCGCCTGAATGAAAATTTTGGGTGTtgccgtcggcgtcggcgtcggcatcggctagtagtagcagtagcagtagaagaGCGAGAGTGAGTACGGTGCCACCTTTGATGCTAGGAATGAGGCTGGAATATGGTTAATGGTTGATGTAACAGTCGGATTACTGCGGGAGTATGATTAATGATTGATG
This window harbors:
- the LOC119353943 gene encoding probable indole-3-acetic acid-amido synthetase GH3.8, which gives rise to MAAMNVSRAIGAALRTPASSPVAEAAAAAKAKDAEKLRFIDEMTCNVDSVQERVLAEILARNVDTEYLKNCGLDGAADRDAFRAKVPVVSYDALQPYIQRIVNGDRSPILSTHPVSEFLTSSGTSAGERKLMPTIKDELDRRQLLYSLLMPVMNLYLSGLDKGKGLYFLFVKSETKTPSGLTARPVLTSYYKSEQFKNRPYDPYHNYTSPTAAILCADAFQSMYAQMVCGLCQRHEVLRVGAVFASGLLRAIRFLQLNWKELAADIEAGALSPRVTDASVREAVAGILRPDPELAQFVRDECCNDDWAGIVRRIWPNTKYLDVIVTGAMAQYIGTLKYYSGDLPMACTMYASSECYFGLNLRPLCDPSEVSYTIMPNMGYFEFLPVDSATGAASCVDAGNLVDLARVEAGREYELVITTYAGLNRYRVGDVLRVTGFHNAAPQFQFVRRKNVLLSIESDKTDEAELQRAVERASALLRPHGASVAEYTSQACTKSIPGHYVIYWELLTTGAGAATAVDKGTLDACCLEMEEALNTVYRQSRVADGSIGPLEIRVVRAGTFEELMDYAISRGASINQYKAPRCVTFPPIIELLDSRVVSSHFSPALPHWTPARRSD